A window of Cohnella herbarum contains these coding sequences:
- a CDS encoding M81 family metallopeptidase: MKRMRIWCGGIIEETNTFSPLKCAMDDFRRFHFALGDEILQIGFEHELKGFLEATVADSSVEVLCGLSANAVSSGTMKASAWEELLRIFRESARSASEADGAYLALHGAMAADGCEDACGALIEALRESLGPDKPLVISLDLHANVTRKMVERVQGIVGYRTFPHTDHRETGQRSARLLLSIVRDGAPYPSIALRKIPMIVPAENSQTSSGPFAELWAEAEKGERRGDAIVTSLFPVQPWLDLTDLGCSVVVVGRDAEATLAEADRLAELFWAKRHAFSVELRTVREIVSLASEGEGGGKPFVISDSADSPGAGSAGDSNYVLKQLLATNAQDRLNCLLTMVDAPAVARSIEAGVGRSVELEVGYTLTKGSAYGAPIRIEGTVRRIGDGKFRFSGGSVKGATGNMGRCAVLQIGRISLLICEHPTFTGDPALYRSMGLEPLEADLVLVKSANQFRAEYETLTPNIYILDTPGASTADVRRLEYRNLPRPFYPFDDNFEWRNLS, encoded by the coding sequence ATGAAACGAATGCGGATATGGTGCGGAGGCATCATCGAAGAAACGAATACTTTCAGTCCATTGAAGTGCGCGATGGACGACTTTCGCCGATTCCACTTCGCCTTGGGCGACGAAATTCTGCAAATCGGATTCGAACATGAATTGAAGGGATTTCTCGAGGCGACGGTTGCCGATTCGTCGGTCGAAGTCTTATGCGGCCTGTCGGCGAATGCCGTCTCGTCGGGAACGATGAAGGCATCGGCATGGGAAGAGTTGCTCCGAATCTTCCGAGAAAGCGCGCGATCGGCCTCGGAAGCGGACGGCGCTTATCTGGCCTTACACGGGGCGATGGCGGCGGACGGTTGCGAGGACGCCTGCGGGGCGCTGATCGAAGCATTGAGGGAGAGTCTCGGTCCGGATAAGCCGCTCGTGATCTCGCTGGATCTGCATGCGAACGTTACGCGGAAAATGGTCGAGAGGGTACAGGGCATTGTCGGCTACAGGACGTTTCCTCATACCGATCACCGAGAGACTGGGCAACGCTCAGCCCGACTGCTGTTAAGTATAGTTCGCGACGGGGCGCCGTATCCTTCGATCGCCCTACGGAAAATCCCGATGATCGTGCCTGCCGAGAACAGCCAAACGTCCAGCGGCCCGTTCGCGGAGTTGTGGGCGGAGGCGGAGAAGGGGGAGCGGCGGGGAGACGCGATCGTGACTTCGTTGTTCCCCGTGCAACCGTGGCTGGACCTGACGGACTTGGGCTGCAGCGTCGTCGTGGTCGGTCGGGACGCCGAAGCGACGTTGGCGGAGGCCGATCGGCTGGCCGAGTTGTTCTGGGCGAAGCGTCATGCGTTCTCGGTCGAGTTGCGCACCGTTCGCGAGATCGTCTCGCTTGCATCGGAGGGCGAAGGGGGAGGCAAGCCCTTCGTGATATCCGATTCCGCGGACAGCCCGGGCGCCGGATCGGCCGGAGACAGCAATTACGTGCTGAAGCAACTGCTGGCGACGAATGCGCAAGATCGTCTGAATTGCCTGCTGACTATGGTCGATGCGCCGGCGGTGGCCCGCTCGATCGAAGCGGGGGTTGGCCGATCCGTCGAGTTAGAGGTGGGCTACACGTTAACGAAGGGCAGCGCTTACGGAGCGCCGATCCGAATAGAGGGCACGGTTCGCCGCATCGGGGACGGGAAATTTCGATTCTCCGGAGGGTCCGTCAAAGGGGCGACCGGCAACATGGGGCGCTGCGCCGTGCTTCAGATCGGGCGAATCTCCCTGCTCATCTGCGAGCATCCGACCTTCACGGGCGATCCCGCGCTCTATCGTTCGATGGGGCTCGAGCCGCTGGAAGCGGATCTCGTCCTGGTGAAGTCGGCGAATCAATTCCGGGCGGAGTACGAGACTCTCACTCCGAACATCTACATTCTGGATACACCGGGAGCGAGCACCGCCGACGTCAGGCGATTGGAGTATCGGAACCTTCCGCGCCCCTTTTACCCTTTTGACGACAACTTCGAGTGGAGGAATCTATCATGA
- a CDS encoding GNAT family N-acetyltransferase, with product MDDIVIRELEPGDGKVLADYFRLLSEETRGFFPGYPFTDEESLRIAKEESGHSDFKRYLAISGTDGDGGGKPRAVGTVWFWSWNRAIPWLGISIADDYQGRGLGKRMMKHAIAQARESDKGGILLTTHRDNFRGRALYARCGFEEIGHDDRGEILMLLSY from the coding sequence ATGGACGATATTGTAATCAGAGAATTGGAGCCGGGGGACGGCAAGGTTCTTGCCGATTACTTCCGGCTATTGTCCGAAGAAACGAGAGGGTTCTTCCCCGGGTATCCGTTCACGGACGAGGAATCGCTTCGAATCGCCAAGGAAGAATCCGGTCATTCGGATTTTAAACGTTATCTGGCGATCTCGGGGACCGACGGGGATGGCGGCGGGAAGCCGCGAGCGGTCGGCACCGTCTGGTTCTGGAGTTGGAATCGCGCAATCCCTTGGCTTGGCATCTCAATCGCGGACGATTATCAGGGCAGGGGATTAGGGAAAAGAATGATGAAGCATGCGATTGCCCAAGCGCGCGAGTCCGACAAGGGCGGCATTTTGCTTACGACGCATAGGGATAACTTCAGGGGGCGCGCGCTGTACGCAAGATGCGGTTTCGAAGAAATTGGCCATGACGATCGTGGAGAAATTTTGATGCTCCTTTCCTACTAG
- a CDS encoding SDR family NAD(P)-dependent oxidoreductase: MRLHGRTAIVTGAARSIGAAVAARYAAEGANVVIADIDVDEAERVAASIRALGGEAIAIGTDVSDKGQVERMVETTVRRFGTVDILVNNAGIDPRRDWLEMTGEEWDRVMGVNAKSQLFCAQAVFPHMRERGRGKIVNVSSVTFYTGQTGFVHYVASKGAIIGFTRALAREVGGHGITVNGIAPGAVLTETEGEDETDYDPIETEREMKGLQSIGRRQTAGDLEGAFVFLASEDSDFITGQTLNVNGGWILN; encoded by the coding sequence ATGAGGCTGCACGGAAGAACGGCGATCGTCACCGGCGCGGCCCGGTCGATCGGGGCCGCCGTCGCCGCGAGATACGCCGCGGAAGGCGCTAACGTCGTCATCGCGGATATCGATGTCGACGAAGCGGAGCGGGTCGCGGCCTCGATCCGCGCGTTGGGCGGCGAGGCGATCGCGATCGGGACGGATGTCTCCGACAAGGGGCAAGTCGAGCGGATGGTCGAGACGACCGTCCGGCGATTCGGAACCGTCGACATTCTCGTCAACAACGCGGGCATCGATCCGAGGCGAGACTGGCTGGAGATGACCGGCGAGGAATGGGATCGCGTCATGGGCGTGAACGCGAAGTCGCAATTATTTTGCGCGCAAGCGGTATTCCCTCATATGAGGGAACGAGGACGCGGGAAGATCGTGAACGTCTCTTCGGTTACTTTTTACACCGGTCAGACCGGTTTCGTACACTACGTGGCTTCCAAGGGGGCCATTATCGGATTTACGAGGGCGCTCGCGCGCGAGGTCGGGGGGCACGGCATCACCGTGAATGGCATCGCTCCGGGAGCCGTGCTGACGGAGACGGAAGGCGAGGACGAGACGGATTACGATCCGATCGAAACCGAACGCGAGATGAAAGGCTTGCAGAGCATCGGCAGACGCCAGACGGCGGGCGACCTGGAGGGAGCCTTCGTGTTTCTGGCTTCGGAGGACAGCGATTTTATTACGGGACAGACGCTGAACGTCAACGGCGGTTGGATCCTGAATTAA
- the ilvD gene encoding dihydroxy-acid dehydratase has protein sequence MTEPIGRETGDDRRSQKVRKISFEGDALRMSMDWTVEDLDKIQVLVESTAGDSHPSSYHLGELVDEIEKGVFQLGGKPAVYTTTDICDGVAQAHNGMHYSLPSRDMIASMVEVHALATPFDAMVLSSAGDKAVPAHLMAMARLDIPAIHVPGGAMGAGPCLRSNEELWHMSVEVDKGQMTKEEFLAFQRACCPTCGACQYMGTAATMQVVAEALGLALPWSALIPATNAEIRRNARAAGQQVMRLAEAGIRPSDILTMEAFENAIMIHSAVGGSLNAVMHMIAIAREAGIELDAERFDRIHRHIPVLVDTKTAGHYPTELFWYAGGVPGLMNELREFLHLDVMTVTGRTLGANLEDYRRSEMPKFAEMFLANYKLNRRDVVYPLSKPLKNEGSLALLKGSLAPSGATVKKSAVAAEMQTHQGPAKVFDSEREAVDALLAKTIRPGDVVIIRYQGPKAVGMPEMFFMSELIASDPELSRTTALVTDGRFSGATRGPCVGYLGPEAIDGGPIAHIADGDLVLIDIPNRKIDIVGIAGERKSSEEVKEEFERRRATWQPPSSRILERSVNIRGLLVRRWKALRSRRGGFGDEAARKNGDRHRRGPVDRGRRRREIRRGRR, from the coding sequence ATGACGGAACCGATCGGGAGAGAGACGGGCGACGATCGCCGCAGCCAGAAGGTGCGCAAGATCAGCTTCGAGGGCGACGCGCTGCGCATGTCGATGGATTGGACGGTCGAGGATCTGGATAAGATCCAAGTTCTCGTCGAGAGCACGGCGGGAGACAGTCATCCCAGCTCCTATCATCTGGGAGAGCTTGTCGACGAGATCGAGAAAGGCGTTTTCCAACTGGGCGGCAAACCGGCCGTCTACACGACGACGGACATTTGCGACGGCGTCGCCCAAGCGCATAACGGGATGCATTACTCCTTGCCGTCCCGCGACATGATCGCTTCGATGGTGGAGGTTCACGCGCTCGCGACGCCTTTCGACGCGATGGTGCTTTCCTCGGCCGGAGACAAGGCCGTACCTGCCCATCTGATGGCGATGGCCCGGCTGGACATCCCGGCGATCCACGTGCCGGGCGGCGCGATGGGAGCGGGACCCTGCCTGCGCTCCAACGAAGAGCTGTGGCATATGAGCGTCGAAGTGGACAAGGGCCAGATGACGAAAGAGGAATTTCTTGCTTTCCAGAGGGCTTGCTGTCCGACTTGCGGCGCCTGCCAATACATGGGGACGGCCGCTACGATGCAGGTCGTTGCCGAGGCGCTCGGGCTGGCGCTGCCGTGGTCCGCGCTCATTCCGGCGACGAACGCGGAAATTCGCCGCAACGCCCGGGCCGCGGGCCAACAAGTAATGCGGTTAGCCGAAGCGGGAATCCGGCCTTCGGATATTCTGACGATGGAAGCGTTCGAGAACGCGATCATGATCCATTCCGCCGTCGGAGGCTCGCTCAACGCGGTGATGCATATGATCGCGATCGCGAGAGAAGCGGGGATCGAGCTCGACGCGGAACGTTTCGACCGGATTCACCGTCATATTCCGGTATTGGTCGACACGAAGACGGCCGGACACTATCCGACCGAGCTGTTCTGGTATGCCGGAGGCGTCCCCGGACTGATGAACGAGCTTCGCGAGTTCCTCCATCTGGACGTCATGACGGTCACGGGCCGGACGCTCGGGGCCAATCTGGAAGACTATCGCCGAAGCGAAATGCCGAAATTCGCCGAGATGTTCCTGGCGAATTACAAGCTGAACCGGCGTGACGTCGTGTATCCCTTGAGCAAACCGCTCAAGAACGAAGGCTCGCTCGCCCTGCTGAAGGGCAGCCTCGCACCTTCGGGCGCCACGGTGAAGAAGAGCGCGGTCGCCGCCGAAATGCAGACGCATCAAGGTCCGGCCAAAGTATTCGACAGCGAGAGGGAAGCGGTGGATGCTCTGTTGGCGAAGACTATTCGTCCCGGCGACGTCGTTATCATTCGTTATCAAGGGCCGAAAGCGGTCGGAATGCCGGAGATGTTCTTCATGTCGGAGCTGATCGCTTCCGATCCCGAACTGTCCCGGACGACCGCGCTCGTCACGGATGGGAGATTCTCGGGAGCGACGCGGGGGCCGTGCGTCGGTTACTTAGGCCCCGAGGCGATCGACGGCGGACCGATCGCGCATATCGCCGACGGCGATCTCGTCCTTATCGACATTCCGAATCGGAAGATCGACATTGTCGGCATCGCGGGCGAACGGAAGTCCTCCGAAGAAGTCAAAGAGGAGTTCGAGAGGCGCCGTGCGACCTGGCAACCCCCGAGTTCTCGCATACTGGAGCGCTCAGTCAATATACGAGGCTTGCTCGTCCGGCGCTGGAAGGCGCTTCGGTCTCGCCGGGGAGGGTTCGGAGATGAGGCTGCACGGAAGAACGGCGATCGTCACCGGCGCGGCCCGGTCGATCGGGGCCGCCGTCGCCGCGAGATACGCCGCGGAAGGCGCTAA
- a CDS encoding sugar-binding protein produces the protein MMSVSKHGGKNHPFAALVARVFTVLLAFVLIAANAGNVSRIFTQPPTAYAQQATLEQTISDFEGNEEGWIFHNGPEFPGATGSLVAETNDSYEGTKSGKLTGDFSGGGNYVSMYQDLPDVDMQELRFWIKTEDLAWLALRLTDSTGQIHQQEIDITPGSNWQEIVITDLAGGSGPGTYHWGGAEDGLWHGPAIRVGLNLEYGAFVNESTTGTLLVDAVTVTVPDGPAGPYYDDVIISDYEENGVGWAFHNGPEFPGATGTLTRDTNEHHNGAAAGKLTGNFSNGGVYVSMNKELPDIDMEELSFWVKTQDLNAIALRLFDETGQIHQQRIEIQPNGNWQEIVVTHLAGLPGPGTYHWGGAEDGLWHGPAIRMDVLMEASDLVGTQTSGTLWIDDVIANVPRPTIRIAQDRLGNAFGTAEAIAFRVDLAQDADLVWSATDFWGRRVAGASAQTIDGSAQLQVPQLGSGYYRLKVEATSGGQPVDTAETTFSVLSPVDMSQIASSSFGVATHFAHGWNPDMIPLIANAGSKNYRDEMYWSRMEPSAGVYETPEDYTEYYETAADNDLEPLMILSFNNANHDGGATPYTNAGRQAFADYGNALLNDFPATKWVEVYNEFNIMGDYGDGPADNLPSYYYELLKTSYQTIKAENPNTIVIGGVVAHNDWSWMEELFQLGGLQYMDILSVHPYNYPVSPEGMEAELKQLDTLVKQYNNGQSKPIWGTETGWPTQLDARGVSESTQAANVVRANVTQLAAGVQKVYWYDFMNDGTDPTVNEQNFGLIRNAKDALGKYAPKPGYVAYGVMTRKLEGKAYDHKETVGTDIYSYIFGTGSGRQRVLWSSVPKQVAIQTSSPIVITDVMGETTTLNPNNGYAYLTVTGAPIYMNASSTTVIANNRFTLSGGEAVKGEPAVLTLSVNNTVPGSQAISGTVEVQGTSVAINVGAGQQQQYQISVPALSNDQTLFGIVKAGGQAIAKLSADVRLVDPIAFSAKHVLTGSGDAVRIGVVNRSSSAYTLDEVDWEIGSQTGTLNAALTVAAHSSGSFDLPVTGLTAGTPYATKLSFVANGSVAYRYEGTLIGRNPSAMKNAPNRTVTVDGTADANPGTRIANLATDGNNLITSYGGSSDLNGDIWLNWDQNNVYLTAKIHDNVFSQTSQAGAIWQGDSLQFSIAQGTPGESEFWHEFGAALTPQGPQVFRWLGTAGYASGLVSNGNVAITRNETTKTTLYEIALPWTELTPVASGDGMLSVSLLVNDNDGTGRKGYIEWGSGIGDEKDSALFRSIKLVP, from the coding sequence ATGATGAGCGTTTCAAAGCATGGAGGCAAAAACCATCCGTTCGCGGCGCTTGTTGCCAGAGTATTCACGGTCTTATTAGCTTTCGTATTGATCGCAGCTAACGCAGGCAACGTAAGCCGTATTTTCACGCAACCGCCAACGGCTTATGCCCAACAGGCTACACTCGAACAGACGATCAGCGATTTCGAAGGAAACGAGGAGGGCTGGATTTTCCATAACGGACCGGAATTCCCCGGAGCGACCGGCAGTTTGGTCGCGGAAACGAACGATTCCTACGAAGGAACGAAATCCGGCAAACTGACGGGAGACTTCTCCGGCGGAGGCAACTACGTCTCGATGTACCAGGATCTGCCCGACGTAGACATGCAGGAGCTTCGGTTCTGGATCAAGACGGAAGACTTGGCTTGGCTGGCGCTCCGGCTGACCGACAGCACCGGCCAGATCCATCAGCAGGAGATCGATATTACACCCGGTTCGAATTGGCAGGAGATCGTGATCACGGATCTTGCCGGCGGAAGCGGACCCGGAACGTACCACTGGGGCGGAGCGGAAGACGGCTTGTGGCACGGCCCCGCTATCCGCGTAGGCTTGAATCTCGAGTACGGGGCTTTCGTGAACGAGTCGACGACCGGAACGTTACTGGTCGACGCGGTGACCGTGACCGTCCCTGACGGCCCGGCCGGGCCGTACTACGACGACGTGATCATTAGCGATTATGAAGAGAACGGCGTGGGCTGGGCGTTCCATAACGGTCCCGAGTTCCCGGGAGCGACGGGGACTCTTACCCGGGATACGAACGAGCATCATAACGGAGCCGCCGCCGGGAAGCTGACTGGGAATTTCTCTAACGGCGGGGTCTACGTCTCGATGAACAAGGAATTGCCGGACATCGACATGGAGGAGCTCAGCTTCTGGGTGAAAACGCAGGATCTGAACGCCATCGCGCTAAGGTTGTTCGACGAGACCGGACAGATTCATCAGCAGCGAATCGAGATTCAGCCTAACGGCAACTGGCAAGAGATCGTCGTCACGCATCTCGCCGGGCTGCCCGGACCGGGCACCTACCATTGGGGCGGAGCGGAAGACGGACTGTGGCACGGTCCGGCCATCCGCATGGACGTGTTGATGGAAGCGTCGGATTTGGTAGGGACGCAAACTAGCGGAACGCTCTGGATCGACGACGTGATCGCCAATGTGCCTAGGCCGACGATCCGCATCGCGCAGGACCGTCTCGGCAATGCGTTCGGAACGGCCGAGGCGATAGCCTTCCGGGTCGATCTGGCGCAAGACGCCGATCTGGTCTGGTCGGCGACCGACTTCTGGGGCCGGCGCGTAGCGGGCGCGAGCGCGCAGACGATCGACGGTTCGGCGCAGCTTCAGGTACCGCAGCTGGGAAGCGGGTATTACCGCCTTAAAGTCGAGGCAACCTCGGGGGGACAGCCGGTCGACACGGCCGAGACGACGTTCTCCGTACTGTCTCCCGTCGACATGAGCCAGATCGCAAGTTCCTCCTTCGGGGTAGCGACTCACTTCGCGCATGGCTGGAATCCCGATATGATTCCCCTGATCGCGAACGCAGGCTCGAAAAACTACCGCGACGAGATGTATTGGAGCCGCATGGAGCCGAGCGCGGGCGTCTACGAGACGCCGGAGGACTACACGGAATATTACGAGACCGCGGCGGACAACGACTTGGAGCCGCTGATGATCTTGTCGTTCAACAACGCGAATCACGACGGAGGAGCGACGCCGTATACGAACGCCGGCAGGCAAGCGTTCGCCGACTACGGCAACGCGCTGCTGAACGATTTTCCCGCCACCAAGTGGGTGGAGGTCTATAACGAATTCAATATCATGGGCGATTACGGAGACGGACCGGCGGATAACCTGCCCTCCTACTACTACGAGTTGCTGAAGACCAGCTACCAAACGATCAAAGCCGAGAACCCGAACACGATCGTTATCGGCGGGGTAGTCGCGCACAACGACTGGAGCTGGATGGAGGAATTGTTCCAGCTCGGCGGGCTTCAATACATGGACATTCTGTCCGTGCATCCTTATAACTATCCCGTCTCTCCGGAAGGAATGGAAGCGGAGCTGAAGCAGCTCGACACCCTCGTGAAGCAGTACAACAACGGGCAATCCAAGCCGATCTGGGGAACGGAGACCGGATGGCCGACTCAATTGGACGCGAGAGGCGTGAGCGAATCCACGCAAGCGGCTAACGTCGTGCGCGCCAACGTCACCCAACTGGCGGCGGGAGTCCAGAAAGTGTACTGGTACGACTTCATGAACGACGGAACGGACCCGACCGTTAACGAACAAAATTTCGGCTTGATCCGAAACGCGAAGGATGCGCTCGGCAAGTACGCGCCCAAACCGGGATATGTCGCTTACGGCGTCATGACCCGCAAGCTGGAAGGCAAGGCGTACGATCACAAGGAGACCGTCGGAACCGATATTTACAGCTATATCTTCGGTACCGGCAGCGGCCGGCAACGCGTTCTCTGGTCTTCCGTACCGAAGCAAGTCGCGATCCAGACGAGCAGCCCTATCGTAATTACGGACGTGATGGGCGAGACGACCACCTTGAATCCGAACAACGGGTACGCGTATTTGACGGTCACGGGAGCCCCGATCTACATGAACGCAAGCTCGACTACCGTCATCGCGAACAATCGGTTTACGCTCTCCGGCGGTGAGGCCGTTAAAGGAGAACCGGCGGTTCTGACGCTGTCCGTCAATAACACGGTTCCGGGCAGCCAAGCGATCAGCGGAACCGTCGAGGTTCAGGGAACGTCGGTAGCGATCAACGTCGGAGCCGGGCAACAGCAGCAGTACCAGATCTCGGTTCCGGCCTTGAGCAACGATCAGACGCTGTTCGGAATCGTGAAGGCCGGAGGGCAAGCGATCGCGAAGCTGTCCGCCGACGTTAGACTGGTGGATCCGATCGCATTCAGCGCTAAACATGTCCTGACGGGAAGCGGGGACGCGGTCCGCATCGGGGTCGTCAACCGAAGCTCGTCGGCTTATACGCTGGACGAAGTGGACTGGGAGATCGGCAGCCAGACGGGGACTTTGAACGCGGCGTTGACCGTAGCCGCCCATTCTTCGGGCAGCTTCGACTTGCCGGTCACGGGGCTGACGGCCGGGACGCCTTACGCGACGAAGTTGTCGTTCGTGGCTAACGGATCGGTTGCTTACCGGTACGAAGGCACGTTGATCGGCCGGAATCCTTCCGCCATGAAGAACGCGCCGAACCGGACCGTTACGGTCGACGGCACGGCGGATGCCAATCCGGGCACGCGGATCGCCAATCTGGCGACCGATGGCAACAACTTGATTACGTCCTACGGCGGAAGCTCGGATCTGAACGGCGACATCTGGTTGAACTGGGATCAGAACAACGTCTATCTTACGGCTAAGATTCATGACAACGTCTTCTCGCAGACGAGTCAAGCGGGCGCGATCTGGCAAGGCGACAGCTTGCAGTTCAGCATCGCCCAAGGCACGCCGGGAGAAAGCGAATTCTGGCACGAGTTCGGAGCCGCATTGACGCCGCAGGGACCTCAAGTGTTCCGTTGGTTAGGTACGGCCGGGTATGCTTCGGGATTGGTCAGCAATGGAAACGTAGCGATTACGCGCAACGAGACCACGAAGACGACCCTGTACGAAATCGCCCTGCCGTGGACGGAATTGACGCCGGTGGCCTCGGGCGACGGCATGCTTAGCGTCTCCCTGCTCGTGAACGACAACGACGGTACGGGACGCAAGGGTTACATCGAGTGGGGAAGCGGCATCGGAGACGAGAAAGACAGCGCACTCTTCCGTTCGATCAAGCTCGTCCCGTAA
- a CDS encoding TomO hydrophobic C-terminal domain-containing protein, with protein MDKKKNNKRRYNGMASGIAFGVAIGLMMDNLAIGIAIGVAIGVAFDQTIFKRKPPSE; from the coding sequence GTGGACAAAAAGAAAAATAACAAAAGAAGATATAACGGTATGGCTTCAGGTATAGCGTTCGGGGTTGCGATCGGCTTAATGATGGATAATCTAGCTATCGGTATTGCCATTGGAGTAGCTATTGGAGTTGCATTTGATCAAACGATTTTCAAGCGGAAACCGCCAAGCGAGTAA
- a CDS encoding GH39 family glycosyl hydrolase: MDIQIRPDRKSGPLKKLHGVNNGPVSFGSLIDVTEHFRNAAFPLIRLHDVNWPHAWEVDIHTIFPDFGRDPEDPASYDFERTDTYIASILETGAKIVYRLGESIEHTKKKYYVHPPADYEKWAKVCVGIIRHYNEGWANGFHYGIRYWEIWNEPDNPDNQVMWTGTPEQYYDLYRVASLAIKRHDATLKVGGHAATMVNPSFTQAFIAYCREHVLPLDFFTWHTYAGDPEAVAANARLVNRWLEDAGYFDMECHLNEWGFFKSAGEQLWKPVGAEQRHTTFERIKTEEGASFAAALFALLQDCPVHEANYYDAQPHNLFCGLFDRYGVPTKVYDVFRKFNELCGYAQRIETEIEEGASGVYALAATSDSGNSALWISNFGGESREYRISWPGLDSRRGEWLLLDKERRFDGLEASAIASEEDGAVTVFLPKHSVLFAKFD, translated from the coding sequence ATGGATATTCAAATTCGGCCGGACCGCAAGAGCGGGCCTCTGAAGAAGCTGCACGGCGTGAACAACGGACCGGTCAGCTTCGGCTCGCTGATCGACGTAACGGAACATTTTCGCAACGCGGCATTCCCGCTGATCAGACTGCATGACGTGAATTGGCCTCATGCCTGGGAAGTGGACATTCATACGATTTTCCCCGATTTCGGCCGCGACCCGGAAGATCCGGCTAGCTACGACTTCGAGAGAACGGATACGTATATCGCGTCCATTCTCGAGACGGGAGCGAAGATCGTCTACCGGCTGGGAGAAAGCATCGAGCATACCAAGAAGAAATACTACGTGCATCCGCCCGCGGATTACGAGAAATGGGCGAAAGTATGCGTGGGCATCATCCGGCATTATAACGAAGGATGGGCGAACGGCTTTCATTACGGGATTCGGTATTGGGAAATCTGGAACGAGCCGGACAATCCCGACAACCAGGTGATGTGGACGGGAACGCCCGAGCAATATTACGACCTATACCGCGTCGCCTCGCTCGCGATCAAGCGTCATGATGCGACGCTTAAGGTCGGAGGACATGCGGCCACGATGGTCAACCCTTCGTTCACCCAAGCGTTCATCGCGTATTGCCGGGAACATGTTCTTCCGCTCGACTTTTTCACGTGGCATACGTACGCAGGAGATCCGGAAGCGGTAGCGGCGAACGCGCGACTGGTGAATCGATGGCTGGAAGACGCCGGATACTTCGATATGGAGTGTCACTTGAACGAATGGGGGTTCTTCAAGTCCGCCGGGGAGCAGCTGTGGAAACCCGTGGGGGCGGAGCAGCGGCATACGACTTTCGAACGGATCAAGACCGAGGAAGGCGCTTCGTTCGCGGCGGCGCTGTTCGCTCTGCTCCAGGATTGTCCGGTGCACGAAGCCAACTACTACGACGCTCAGCCCCATAACTTGTTCTGCGGACTCTTCGACCGTTACGGCGTGCCGACCAAAGTGTACGACGTGTTCCGTAAGTTCAACGAGTTGTGCGGTTACGCGCAACGAATCGAAACGGAAATAGAAGAGGGGGCGTCCGGGGTATACGCGCTCGCCGCGACCAGCGACAGCGGAAACTCGGCGCTGTGGATCAGCAATTTCGGCGGAGAGAGCAGGGAGTACCGAATCTCTTGGCCGGGGCTCGATTCGCGGCGGGGAGAGTGGCTGCTATTGGATAAGGAGCGGCGGTTCGACGGTCTGGAAGCCTCCGCCATCGCAAGCGAAGAGGACGGCGCGGTTACTGTATTCCTGCCGAAACATTCCGTGTTGTTCGCCAAGTTCGATTAA
- a CDS encoding FusB/FusC family EF-G-binding protein yields MCKPFIRNHQYNVIKKQAGIMQNALRTIADPKVLESVRFGTESKIVEMFPDVTDVRKQMLEEISTLKTTEDFQKYLREFEPYLLEFPQVTAKQIQQLFPKNKKLKIPDLSAIDNRYLTYLSWSDISTNKMFLVYQLNGQFIGVEGKYTPTNKKGFCFLCNRHEELSFFSAISKKRPANSSPDYYKAVGNYLCLDSHECNKNITDIASLEKFIDTVIR; encoded by the coding sequence ATGTGTAAACCATTTATTAGAAACCATCAATATAACGTTATCAAAAAGCAAGCAGGAATTATGCAAAATGCTCTCAGAACGATAGCGGATCCTAAAGTTTTGGAATCGGTCAGATTTGGTACGGAATCCAAAATCGTTGAAATGTTTCCGGATGTTACGGACGTTCGAAAACAAATGTTGGAAGAAATATCCACTTTGAAAACGACTGAAGATTTTCAGAAATATTTGAGAGAGTTTGAACCGTATTTGTTGGAATTTCCGCAAGTAACAGCCAAGCAGATTCAGCAACTATTTCCTAAGAATAAGAAACTAAAGATACCCGATTTATCCGCAATAGACAATCGTTATTTAACCTATCTGAGTTGGAGCGATATTTCAACGAATAAAATGTTCCTGGTCTATCAACTAAACGGGCAATTCATTGGCGTAGAAGGCAAATATACGCCCACAAACAAGAAAGGCTTTTGTTTTTTATGTAATCGGCATGAAGAACTTTCCTTTTTTTCGGCGATATCCAAAAAAAGACCGGCTAATTCTTCGCCTGATTACTACAAAGCGGTTGGTAACTATTTGTGCTTAGATAGTCATGAATGTAATAAGAACATCACGGATATTGCTTCTTTAGAAAAATTTATTGATACTGTTATAAGATAG